The DNA sequence gtataaatcagccttgacACAGAAAGGGACTGATGCCACGGTTGGTCTTTGGGAGAAAAATTTgcagattttttacatttatttttatttattttatttaaattcatgtgtgtacggaagttctaagtggccatgcattataattttttttcttcttgttttctcgacataacgaaagtttgttttctcgttataacgacatgagagttttactgttgctatagtaacgatcTCAGCTGTGACAGGCGTCTGATGGACAGTCATGCAGCCGCTCTTACTGTCGCCTGTATTTCAGCTAATTctgcttcgcctaggtaataacgtctacaatactgtacatacataaaggctgatcaatcacttgatttttccagagacagtacaccaaaccttttgtttttgtgattaacatgtttaaatggcaacaccgcgaacacttcagaaggatgcagaactattctaagatcttgagctgcttggattaaactcacttttaattttccctttatttgaaatagaattataatttgtcatttttagtaatCATTATATGCCATGACAGATATGTGCGTTACAAGCTTGTTTGAAAAGATTGTTCATGtgtgtgtagtgtatgtgtgtgtgcagaaaaaagagattacaacattatagaacaaaactgaattaaattagcctatgcaccttacatatacatcacatttctaacaataaagattaataataaggaaaagaggcacatcacaaatagcctatcgttaaatcctgtcctactgtagatacacaGAACATCTCCGCTTATTAACTAACAATCATGAGCcaaaaagaagcacaaataaagatataggtgcgaacagaatacagtgacatcaaccttggtttCGATAAGCCGTTATTTTATGACCTGGAAcacgttggtgaaactcatgcatttagcaagaacttaatacacataataatcatattgattcaagcatttaacatttatgaattaattatgtCAGTAATGACCAAGACTGCACAAACgatagcgatcacgaggaagctccgcgtacagtaaagtgcACCGTGTACAACACCCATCAGTTATACTCAGGTctacagcgccacctgctgccgCAGTTTAgtaacttcttagagaaaattaagtcgttataacgagaaaacgactttcgttatgtcgagatatgTCGAGATATTCcgtatgtgtgtgtacttctaacatgtttggttggtaaatCTGAGCGTCTTCAGTGTCTGGAACGGATCTAatcttgagtctataaggtaacaatGTAAGCAGTTAAACAGAATGGCATTACTAAAGagagactaaaatacaattttcattgactaGAACTAGACTAAATGTATGGTAACTAGAATGAATCTATGTATGGTTTAATTTCTAAAACTTTCCAcggccttgaattttatgcatttttttcacgGATGTCAAGGACCTGTGTGAAGCCTGAGGGCTGTAACTCAGATGTGTCTGAGGTCTAGCCGCTCACCGATCATGCCGTTGACGGTGCCGAACAGCACCGAGCCCTGTGTGGGAGTCGAGCTCTCGCCCAGATTCTGCAGCACCAGAGACCCGTGTGAGAACACATTGACGAACTCTCCCAGATGAAACAGACCCACTTCCTGCAGGTGCTGTCGCTCCTCGTCTGTAGTCGCCGCGCTGGAGgacacacacaagcacaagcCCTTTATCTGTTATCAGCAGGATGTGGGATCATGAGAAACTCATTATCACTGGATTCCTACTGATCCTTCAGACGCCCAACCCTTCCTCCAGAAACCTCTCAGACACATGAACAGATCCTCCATCTGTTACCTGTCCTTCTGGCAGACGAACAGGTTGAAAGCGTTCTCCGCTCCGAGGAAGTTGTCATCATCCAGGATTTCAACAGCACTCATCCAGTTAGGATTGAAGTCACGAGCAATCTAATGGAATGAAAACAGCGAGATGAAAATTAACAACTGCTTTCTTACAACTAGAAACGAGGCATGAATCCCAGAATGCCCAGCGGCAGCCGTCACCTCCTCGAAGCTGCCCTCCATTTGTTTGTAGGCCAGCAGCAGCACGGAGCGCATCAGGTCTCCCACCAGGATGAAGTCTCCTTTAGTCTTCAGATACAGGGCCATGATGTTATTATAGTGATTGCACTCGGTCCTCAGCTCCTTCTCTGCCGTCCACTCGTACAGACGCACCTGTGGAGACACAGACGTCAGCGGCGCACAGGAAACACATCACACTGAACAGCATGATGGGAGGAAACTCACTGTGCTGTTGATGCTGGCCAGCAGTTTGCCACTAAACTCCACCATGGAGTAAACCGCACCTTTAACCTCCTTCTCTGCCACCGTCTGCAGTTTGCCTGGAAACACACAACATGATCCAAGATTTAACACACACTTGCATCAAACAAATATACAACTTCTGTCACTTTATTTCTGAATGGAAATTCGTTTTGTTTTGTGGGACATCgagcagttttattttattatgaaatggTCAAAGCATGAAGAGACTTCTTAAGGCCGAAGTATGTTTCAGTTTAGACACGTGTGCATACAGCTGCACTAATGAAGAAacctgcatcacacacacacacactgaacaccaaAGTAAACTCAGTTTGCACTTTGAGCAACATCTAATAACTGTGGAAATAATGAGGGGTGTGTCTGACGGTTACCGTCTGTGTAGTGAAAGACGATGATGCGGCCCTGTTTAGGCTCCGCCTCCTCCGGATACACCATGGCCGTGCCGACGATGAAGTAGACAGCAGGATCTCGGCCCAGCTTACAGGACACCATACTCAGTGCATACTCATTCTGCAGGAACTGATGTGCGTGCAGCACTGCAGAGAGACAGAGCGTCagacgtcacacacacacacacacacacacacacacacacacacacacactccagctgaCGGCGCTCACACTTACCCTCAAACGTGTGCTGATCCACCACCAGCAGACTGTGCACCTCCACCTCCTCTCCAAACGACGTCTCATGAGGAGAAGTGCTGCTGGGAAACAGCTTactggagctgacactgctggagagcgcctgaacacacacacacacacacacacacatacacacacgcgcgcgcgcacacacacacacacacacacacacctcagtgaATCTGCTTCAGAGGAGAGAGCTGAAgtgtttctctcacacacacacaccgtctctctctcacacacacacacacacacaccatctctctctctctcacacacacacacacacacacacacacacacacacacacaccgtgtctctctctctctcacacacacacacacacacacacacacatacacacacacctcagtGAATCTGCTTCAGAGGAGAGAGCTGAAgtgtttctctcacacacacacaccgtctctctctcacacacacacacacacacacacaccgtctctctctctcacacacacacacacaccatctctctctctctcacacacacacacacacaccgtgtctctctctctctcacacacacacacacacacacacacaccatctctctctctctctctcacacacacacacacacacaccgtctctctctcacacacacacaccgtctctctctctcacacacacacacaccatctctctctctcacacacacacacacaccgtctctctctctctctctctcacacacacacacacacacacacaccgtctctctctctctctctcacacacacacacacacacacacacaccatctctctctctcacacacacacacacacacacacacacaccgtgtctctctctctctcacacacacacacacaccatctctctctctctctcacacacacacacacacacacacacacaccgtctctctctcacacacacacaccgtctctctctcacacacacacacacaccgtctctcacacacacacacacacacacacacacacaccgtctctctctctcacacacacacacacacacacacacaccgtctctctctctcacacacacacaccgtctctctctctctctctcacacacacacacacacacacacaccatctctctctctctcacacacacacacacacacacacacacaccatctctctctcacacacacacacacacacaccatctctctctcacacacactcacacacacacacacagtctctgacacacacacacagtctctgacacacacacacacacacacacaccgtctctctctcacacacacacacacacacacacacacacacaccgtctctctctctctcacacacacacacacacacacacacacacacacacagtctctctctctctcacacacacacacacacacacagtctctgacacacacacacacacacatttgtttttgtgtaaagtgtgttcatcccataggtgtaatggtttttatactgtacaaactgtatattctatggccctacaccaaccctacacctaaccctaaccctcacaggaaactttgtgcatttttactttctcaaagaaaactcattctgtatgatttataagcgttttgaaaaatggggacatgggttatgtcctcataagtcaccctctccttgtaatacctgtgtcatacccatgtcattatacagagttgtgtcctgatatgacacaaaaacaagagcacacacacacagtctctgacacacacacacacagtctctgacacacacacacacacacacacacagtctctgacacacacacacacacacacacacacacacacacacacacacactgtctctctctctctcacacacacacacacacacacacacagtctctgacacacacacacacacacacacacacacacacacacacacacacagtctctgacacacacacacacacacacagtctctgacacacacacacacacacacacacctgtgtgctGGCGCTGGACCGCACGGCTGCTGTTGTCCCGCTGGCGTCCTGCATCTCTACTCTACTGGACAGAACTCCGAAACACTGAGACACTTCCTGATAGCAGATCCGCCtgcaacgacacacacacacacacacacaccactgaagcACAGACAGCAACGCAGCGACTGCAGATCACTAGACATTGATGCTTCAGATGGCAACGGTCAATGTTGGTTTATTTGGCCTTCACTGTGTGTCATTAGATCAGATGGAGGTTTAACCCTCGCAGAGACAAGTGTGTTTTTAGGATGCAGGCCACCGAATACAAGAAAAGATGGATTTATCAGAAATAGAGCGGCACTGCAAAAAAAGACAACTTTACCATACGATCAAGTGTTTGTGATGCACATGATCTATTCTTTAGTAAAAGAAAAAGTCGtgacaactcctgccagcaccgagactcgaacctgagacctttgggttacaagtccaactctaacAGCAAACACTCCAATTCCACAGACACCATACTCAAGCATacgaagggtgtgtgtgtgtgtgtgtgagactgtgtgtgtgagactgtgtgtgtgtgtgagactgtgtgtgtgtgtgagactgtgtgtgtgtgtgactgtgtgtgtgtgtgagactgtgtgtgtgtgtgagactgtgtgtgtgtgtgactgtgtgtgtgtgtgagactgtgtgtgtgtgtgagactgtgtgtgtgtgtgactgtgtgtgtgtgtgagactgtgtgtgtgtgtgtgtgtgtgtgagactgtgtgtgtgtgtgtgtgtgtgtgtgtgagactgtgtgtgtgtgtgtgtgtgtgagactgtgtgtgtgtgtgtgtgagactgtgtgtgtgtgtgtgtgtgtgactgtgtgtgtgagactgtgtgtgtgtgactgtgtgtgtgtgtgtgtgtgtgagactgtgtgtgtgtgtgtgactgtgtgtgtgtgtgtgtgtgtgtgtgtgagactgtgtgtgtgtgtgtgtgtgtgtgtgagactgtgtgtgtgtgtgtgtgtgtgtgtgtgagactgtgtgtgtgtgtgtgtgactgtgtgtgtgtgtgtgtgactgtgtgtgtgtgtgtgtgtgtgagactgtgtgtgtgtgtgagactgtgtgtgtgtgtgagactgtgtgtgtgtgtctgtgtgtgtgtgtgagactgtgtgtgtgtgtgtgtgtgtgtgtgagactgtgtgtgtgtgtgtgtgtgtgtgtgtgagactgtgtgtgtgtgtgtgtgtgtgactgagactgtgtgtgtgtgtgtgagactgtgtgtgtgtgtgtgtgtgtgagactgtgtgtgtgtgtgtgtgtgtgagactgtgtgtgtgtgtgtgtgtgtgactgtgtgtgtgtgtgagactgtgtgtgtgtgtgtgtgtgtgtgagagcgagaaaCGAAGACTGATGATTTAACAGACAGTGCTTTCGCTCTTATAATTACACAATGACAGGTGAGAAGCTTCATCTAATAAATGATTAACTGTGATTAATAAATTAGTGATTAATCATTGACATTTCTAGTTTACTGCACTGATTTTCTTGTTAAGTCGACTTCTGGATGTGTTCTTGTCACAGCAGTCATGGGTCGGAGGTCACACACTCACTTGGGCGACTCGTAGAGAGGAACGGTTCTGATGTGGAGCTTCTGGATCTCGTCGATGGTGCCGATGGTCAGTGTGCTGTTGTTGGCCAGAGCCAGACTGTAACAGAAGGAAGAGGACATCAGCATTAGCTCCATCTCTGGGTCCAGACGTGTTAGCTGCTCTGTCTCGTGCTGTACCTGTCGGGGTAACCCTCGGAGTTGAGCGGGCACATGTAGTTGACCTCCTTCAGATTGACGTTAGAGAAGACCAGTTTGTGGTTGCTGGAGTAGATGACGGTGGGCCGGTCGGAGCAGGCAAACACGTTGGAGGTGGAGAGCGAGCGGAAGGTGCGCAGAACCGTGGGCTGAGTGCCCAGAGTCACCTTCTTGCGCtcactcaaaacacctgcacagaaccacacacacacagaggacatCAGACACCTCCTGAGCCATCGGTTCAGGCTGCGCAACAGAACATATACATCTACTACTGCATTCAGTCTCTGTGGCATTACTTTCCTGAATAAAAAGAGTTAGATCTGTCTGAAAAActgtaatttgtttgttcttgttatattactgtttatttgtttatttactgtttatttgtCTTTAATGATGTCTGAGCTTTATCAATTTTTGCTGTGGTATTAAAATAAGTGAATTTTCAACCGAcaggttcgggcttaatttatattatCTTACGCGGGCTCAggtcgggctcgggcttgcgcacatgtgatgtgtttcgattagcgcgagagagatgtgaaaatggatgctgagaggtgtaacggaggcttgcctctggcgattacgttttggttgcaccagcacttaaagcaaagtctgaggtgtgggaaagttttgaccatgttaataatgagaataatgagtgaataatgacgcaccatcagtgagcgcaggaacacactgaagacatctacagtggattcaatcatgttcctccacaaaaacacgtaggtttagcctaatctctgtgagtaaaagtttttcaaatgataagtaaatattcattgagtcttaaatgcataatgtggacagagtatttacgctaatgttggcattattcttttattaaatatcatctgctactgcaaagcaaatccggcggagcctttatcttaatttcgttattgccaaatacccatcttaatttaaaatttatctcaatttaatttgttaaaaatgactcgtttttattggtgcgttggtctatttatagactaaaggagcctatgtctatttagagcgctaagatgttacgatgtcacagaggacttattttatttatttattccaacttccaagtggtgtagtctacgttagttattaataaattatgttgaaACATGAATAACTGACTCATTTTTTGACAAAGGCAAAAGagttgtgtgtgtgcgcacatttgaataatgtctggctgtaaacgggtttgggcttttaaacagctgtcaatcaaaatgtacctgtcgggctcgggtcctgtcgggctaagctttaaggcccgattacagctctagtgtgtgtgtgtgtgtgtgtgtgtgtgtgtgtgtgtgtgtgtgtgtgcgcgtgtgagagtgcgcgtgtgagagagagtgagagtgtgtgtgtgtgtgtgtgcgcgtgtgagagtgcgcgtgtgagagagagtgtgtgtgagtgtgtgtgagagagagagtgtgtgtgtgtgtgtgtgagagagtgtgtgtgtgtgagagagtgtgtgtgtgtgtgtgtgtgtgcgcgtgtgagagagagtgtgagagagagtgtgtgtgagagagagtgtgtgtgagagagagtgtgtgtgagagagagtgtgtgtgtgtgcgcgtgtgagagagagtgtgtgtgagagagagtgtgtgtgagagagagtgtgtgtgagagagagtgtgtgtgagagagagtgtgtgtgagagtgtttgtgtgagagtgtttgtgagtgtgagagagagagagagagtgtgtgtgtgtgtgtgtgtgtgtgcgcgcgcgtgtgtgtgtgtgagagagagagagagagagagagagtgtgtgtgtgtgtgtgtgagagtgagtgtgtgtgagagagagtgtgtgtgtgtgtgtgtgtgtgtgcgtgtgagagtgtgtgtgagagtgtgtgcgcgtgtgagagtgtgtgtgtgagagagtgtgtgtgtgtgtgtgtgtgtgtgtgtgtgtgtgtgtgtgcgcatgtgagagtgtgtgtgtgagagagtgtgtgtgtgttgctttcaCCTGTCTGAATGTCCAGTCCGAAATAGAACAGCGCCCCATCTCCCAGCGCACACAGCAGGTAATGACTGCCCTCAAACGTGGTCATGAGGATGGAGCGAGGGATGATCTCTACAGGACACATGACCAACGATCAGTGAGAGACATGTGACAGGAAATGACACGTTCTTCAGCAAACACATTCATGCTTCAGAAGCTCTTCAGATTCATACGATCAACACCCAAACAACACGCAGTGAATCTATAATCGTATACAGCAAACAGAGTACCAACATTATTCAGATATATGTTTATGTTATGCACATAAGACCTACTTTATCACTAAACTCTATCCAGTATTAACTCAGCAGCAGAAAAACATTCACACcttcatgaacacacacacacttccattcATTAATCTCAGACAGCATAGAGCAATGTCTTTCAATGAAAAGTGACAGTTAATTCAATTATTAATAAAAGCACAATCTAAATAAGTGTCCTGTTATCTTTATAAACTGCATCTCGAGGGCTGTGGAGAGTAAATGTTCAGGTTTAAGCACTTCTCTGATCCGCCTCACTGGGATATAAAGTGTGCATTTATCAGCCTTCTCATATACATCCTGATATTTTATTAAACACCTGATTTGATCATGTCAGTGTTTTCAGTGAGTGAACACTAGCGAGTGAACACTCGGTTAGCATTGGTTTCTCTGTAAGGATGAACGTGACCTGGACAGAGGTTTTTGACCACAGAGATATGAACACATCCTCCGTGCAGCAGTTTCAGACATTACCTTCAGATGAAGTGTTCTCACACTACCACACAATGTGCTTTTGTGTGTATTCTCAAAGATTTCAGCTTGAGTTTGGGAAAagagctttaaaaaataaagtgcaaagaaaaaagaaatgtaagcatCTTCAAGCTTCTGCCTCTGGAGAACGTGTTCTCATgtcatgatctgtgtgtgtgtgtgtgtgtgtgtgcgtgtgtgtgtgtgtcacctccGCCCAGCATCTCTTTGTGCAGCGGGCTGAAGCAGGGTAACTTGAGCAGGCGGGCTGAGATGTCGGTCCAGAGCCCCACAGCACAGATGCTGGATTCTCCTGCGCTCTCGCCCAGAGGAGTGATGTCCAGACACGCCACCTCATGCTCCATCTCTGtagagctgcacacacacacacacacacaccacgttCTACTGTCTGAGCTGCAGAAACACTGCATGTTGTTCCGGTTGGTTCCGCTTTGACTTAATCTGGAACTATTTTTATTGGCAAAGTTGAGTCTGGAAAAGTTGTGTATATGAAGGTCTTGTTTATTGCAGTGTTAGTAATATCAGACTCGCAGTCGTTACTGTTGGTCTGGATATCAGCTGTGATCACCTATCACCACCGTGATGATTTTTAGGACTAACAAAACTTATGCTAAATAGACAAAAACTGAATTTTCACACTGAACAATCATGTTGGTGTAAACAGGCCTTTAATATAGAAATCAGAAAAAGGATGTTAATAAAACTGTAGTTAACTGTGTTTAGATGACTCCGGAcgctctggtgtgtgtgtgtgagtgtgtgtgtgtgagcacctgATCTGTTTGAGTTCTCCTGTGAGGATCTGAAGGTAATACAGCACTCGACCCACAGCCAGAACCACCTGAGTGCTGTTGCAGGACGCCACGCTGATGTTCCTGCCCTCAGGCTCCTTCCACTCGCTCACCAGAGCCTTGCTGTCCTGAGTGACCAGCCTCACAGACACCGACGTGatctgagcacacacacacacgtgatcaCAGCCATTCTGACTCGACCACAGTGAAGCACagctcaggtgtgtgtggggtACAGCTCACCTGTATGAGCTGCTGATGCGCTACATTCCCACAGAAGAACGTCTGCTGATTATCCACAAACCCCGGCAGCTCCGTCTCCTCCACCTCCTCTCCACTCAGCATCAgcaccctacacacacacacacacacacgtcagtcacacacacacacacgtcagtcacacacacacacacacacacacacacacacacacacacacacacgtcagtcacacacacacacacacacacacacacacacacacacacacacgtcagtcacacacacagagacacacacacacacgtcagtcacacacacacacacacacacagagagacacacacacacacacacacacacagagacacacacacacagagacacacacacacgccagtcacacacacacacacacacacacacacgtcagtcacacacacgtcagtcacacacacacacacacacacacacacacacacacacacacacacacacacacacacacacacacacacacacacacacacgtcagtcacacacacagagacacacacacacacgtcagtcacacacacacacacacacacagagagacacacacacacacacacacacacacacacagagacacacacacacgccagtcacacacacacacacacacacacacacacacacacacacacacacacacacacacacacacacgtcagtcacacacacgtcagtcacacacacacacacacacacacgtcagtcacacacacacacacacgtcagtcacacacacacacacacacacacacgtcagtcacacacacagagacacacacgtcagtcacacacacacacacagagagacacacacacacacacacacacacacgtcagtcacacacacacacacacacacacacacacacacacacacacacacacacagagacacacacacacacacacgtcagtcacacacacacacggcaggaatgagtaggtgaggtgtgtgtgaggtgtgtctTCTCACCTGGTCTGACCCACAAAAGACAGAACCAGCATGTCATCAGTGTTTCTGCCCGACTCGGAGCGGAGAGGCCAcagacctgacacacacacacacacacacacacaatatcagCACAAGTTTGTGTCAGAGCCCTGCTGATAAAGAAAGGATATATACTTTTGTCAAACACATATGTATGCTGTAAATCAGCTGCCACCAGCAGAACCGCTCATTAATTATCATTTATGTGAGAAACCAAGCTGAACAGCACAAAGTTACGTGACAAAATCATTAGGCTCCTAAAATTGCAAAACAGCTAAAAGGGCAAGAAATTAACTGGCGATCAATCTGTGGATTTGGTCTGACAGGAAGTTCAGCTCTCATcattttaaattagattatttttattgcactggattaatatatatatatatataaaaataaaatatatgtataaatgtataaataaaacataaaactttatgatGATGCTAATAACTGCTATACtgttctatattttaaaataaattagtgTTCCTTAATTTAACAATTTACACGGCTGAAACATCAGCAGTACACGTTCAGCAGGGAAAGAGAATGAGCATACaaacataagcccctttcacactgcgattccgggaAACACACAGGTAATGTGTcccgtgcgttcacacacaaccgtTAACTTTCGCTGAAGctagcgaacgatctcagcttcagcgcggaaagtgaggaactaactgatctctgcttcattacagttttccgggtccaacatgcagtgtgaaaggcgCTATAGAGTGCATTCACAGCAGATGAACAGAGATGAACATGAAGAGCACGGACCGCACCTTTGATGCCGGGCAGATCGATGCTGGCGTGTTCATGGATCCCAATGCCATTCCGAATGATCCGGAGAGAGCCTTCCTTAAACGCTCCGGAGCACGTCACcagctacaggaacacacacacacacacacacacagaaactgaTGATGCACACTGAATCAGTGCTCGTCTGACCTGCAGTGAAGCGCAGACGTCTCTcacctgaccctgtccttgtctcTCCAGGTCCACCACACACATGTCCACTATCGGCCCCAGGTTAGTGAAGGTCTCCATTACAGCCACATACGAACCCTGGTCATTACTATCCACAttcagctgcacacacacacacactggccttAACAAACATGCCATTATCACAGAACAATAATCAATCTGTGAGATTACCAACCTTAACTAGTTGAGAATCTCCAAGTCTGGAGCCCACAAACACCACACCGTTGTCCAGATACGTCAGACACTCGGCGATAGAGGtctagtgacacacacacacacagattctagTCACGTCTGTACAGTGATATctgatcaacaacaaaaaaataaaacatccagcGATCTAGAGGCCAGACTGTAGCTAAAaactattgtttgttttttttaaacaatgtttt is a window from the Carassius carassius chromosome 13, fCarCar2.1, whole genome shotgun sequence genome containing:
- the ddb1 gene encoding DNA damage-binding protein 1: MSYNYVVTAQKPTAVNACITGHFTSAEDLNLLIAKNTRLEIYVVTAEGLRPIKEVGMYGKIAVMELFRPKGESKDLLFILTAKYNACILEYKQNGDSIDIITRAHGNVQDRIGRPSETGIIGIVDPECRMIGLRLYDGLFKVIPLDRDNRELKAFNIRLEELQVIDVQFLYGCQAPTVCFIYQDPQGRHVKTYEVSLREKEFNKGPWKQENVEAEASMVIPVPEPFGGAIIIGQESITYHNGDKYLAIAPPTIKQSTIVCHNRVDPNGSRYLLGDMEGRLFMLLLEKEELMDGAVVLKDLHVELLGETSIAECLTYLDNGVVFVGSRLGDSQLVKLNVDSNDQGSYVAVMETFTNLGPIVDMCVVDLERQGQGQLVTCSGAFKEGSLRIIRNGIGIHEHASIDLPGIKGLWPLRSESGRNTDDMLVLSFVGQTRVLMLSGEEVEETELPGFVDNQQTFFCGNVAHQQLIQITSVSVRLVTQDSKALVSEWKEPEGRNISVASCNSTQVVLAVGRVLYYLQILTGELKQISSTEMEHEVACLDITPLGESAGESSICAVGLWTDISARLLKLPCFSPLHKEMLGGEIIPRSILMTTFEGSHYLLCALGDGALFYFGLDIQTGVLSERKKVTLGTQPTVLRTFRSLSTSNVFACSDRPTVIYSSNHKLVFSNVNLKEVNYMCPLNSEGYPDSLALANNSTLTIGTIDEIQKLHIRTVPLYESPKRICYQEVSQCFGVLSSRVEMQDASGTTAAVRSSASTQALSSSVSSSKLFPSSTSPHETSFGEEVEVHSLLVVDQHTFEVLHAHQFLQNEYALSMVSCKLGRDPAVYFIVGTAMVYPEEAEPKQGRIIVFHYTDGKLQTVAEKEVKGAVYSMVEFSGKLLASINSTVRLYEWTAEKELRTECNHYNNIMALYLKTKGDFILVGDLMRSVLLLAYKQMEGSFEEIARDFNPNWMSAVEILDDDNFLGAENAFNLFVCQKDSAATTDEERQHLQEVGLFHLGEFVNVFSHGSLVLQNLGESSTPTQGSVLFGTVNGMIGLVTSLSESWYSLLLDLQIRLNKVIKSVGKIEHSFWRSFHTERKTEQATGFIDGDLIESFLDLGRAKMQEVVSTLQMDDGSGMKREATVDEVIKIVEELTRIH